Below is a genomic region from Raphanus sativus cultivar WK10039 chromosome 4, ASM80110v3, whole genome shotgun sequence.
CTCAACGCTCATAGCAGCAATCAACAACAAGTACCAGATGAAGGAAATTGTGGGTATCGTCAGAGACATCCAAGAAATCTCCTCTGGTTTCGATTTCATTAGTTTCACGCATATCTCTCGTAAGAACAATGGAGAGGCAGACTCTCTTGCTAAACAGGCCTTAGGGCTTTCTCTTTGTAATATTTAACCCATGTGGGCCGACATTGCCGTTTGGGCTTTATTTAAGTaatttcgtgacaaaaaaaaaaaaaaaacgcgcAAAATATCATGTTTGGCAACATGTTGGCGGCTGGTCAACTACTCAACGCGAAAGACATTGCTGAACGCACTTTCTTGCGTTTCTCCTACACAGAAAAGCGACTTCCAATTAAATTATCTACGTCTCTATCTATAATAGTAACACaagtaattttatataacaaaatattctcatatatttttgactcatagtttgattcttattttcttttcaagaaTATTTATACCATATACTGTTTATATATTGTGTAGGCGACAATTAAGACGACTTAATTGATGTGTGAACAAAGAGAACGGTGCTCTTCTCCCACTTTGTTTTCAGTCAATAAAGGATAgcttataaatcaaaaatatattcctTCCGTTTCTAAAagatactagatcttgacccgcacgcccgtgcgggtgtattttcaaaattatgttgctatttatttttatattattaaggctgaataaaaatttaaatctgaaGAACTAAACTGATTCCGATCCGAAAGAGTAGTACCAAACTCGAACcaaaatgattaaatatataattgttcaaaattttgatgttttagagaatCGAAACCGGATCCGATCCGAAGtgaagtatttcagataccaaaatgtatccgaaaaaaagatttatatactatatatattagatttaatgtatataaaaatatccagaatatatatgatacttttaagttggtttaaatgcttaatatatataaaaatattcaaaaataaatatctaaaatagttagtaTACTCATAACACCAAAAATACCAAATAAGTATTGATTCtcgatccaaatatttaaatcaaaccaatttatatgttaagtttaggtattcagacatatgttattcaaatttatatgtaatatattatttatttatagattttgagaaatttaaagtatatataatgaattttaaaattttaaaattaatttaaatagattatatgaacccaaaccgaacccacaAAGTTTCGAATagaattcaaactgaaatttagaaatatctgaatgggctcaaatctttgatcccggaaacccgaaacccaaatagATCCGAACCAAATCCGAATGGATACCCTAACGCCCACCTCTAGtcactattatttatgaagtcactattatatatcataaatagtcatataattaatagtattttatatatactatcatataaatacttacatatattatatttttaaaatttaatgtgaaatataaaaaccataacttAAGTCGGTACATTAAATTggggtttttattatttttttgatatatattgaaaacattttttaattatggttattgtaaaatattttagtaaaaataaaattttgaatgtatgcatattttaaatcaatttctgatacaaatcaactttaaattattattttgatttgaaatatgtatataaagtttaaattttattttatgattatattagacaaaaaatgtttttaagtaATTAGAGTAGtccattttcgtatattttaaagttgactcaaatagatagtttttcataatataaagtcttctaatttttgttaataacataaacccattatttttattagtatattgctatctatgtttccaaacaacaatatatttttataatgctaatcatgtttccaaacaaacctgtttttttaattgatatccatatttccaaacaaacttgtttttaaactgttatccatgtttccaaacaaatataattagtacttcaattttaataatatagaattAGAGCTTGACGCGGACGTCTGTGGGTGTATATTTTAcgtttttatcaataaaattttgttttgtataaatgatatatattaataattttaaatgtattacagatctaatataataaaaataaaaatttaaacctttTTTGACCGACATTAGTATCATATAAACATATCCcctatttataaataactaaacttatatttatatggaaataatatacaataatctatcattaaaaaatttaaaatgtgagtttaaaaattatattggatAAGTTTATTATCAATAGGAGTTTATTTTCAATAAGAGATATATAACTATgagattgtatttttaaatcataagaaATATATGACTATgagattgtatttttaaaaagaaaaaaattacaattaacatttaaaaataaaatgattaatcAGTTTATCtcaatttttatcatataaaacatTTGGATTAACATCTGtactaaaataaacataaattctaattttattgaATCGCTAGTTACTAActgatttatataataaatatgttgaaATAGTACATGTATATACTTGTCTGTCTAAATAAATGGTTTAGATGATTCCATTATATATCAGTACTTGTCTGTCTAaacaaatttgaagtgattAGTATCCGATATATTGGTTAATATCCATTTTTTCTGAATTGACAGGTGCAAGGAAGATTTTCATAAATATTGATCTTATGTTTGAAAGATTAGATTTATTCTCGAGCAATATTgcaattattaaataaataagaaaaccgAATGGTTTTTACTCCAAACTGAATTTGACAAACCAACTGGTTTTGCATcggaaaaaaaaatggttttgcATCGAAGTATATTATGtaagaaaccaaaaatattgatatatatatatatatatttatttagatttttggtAAATCTCTGACCATCGTTTTAGTATCTCTTTCGGTAGAAAACGGTTGTtataatagtttagatttgtGCTCATGTGAAATATGATTATAAGTCCAATTTATGGTTAGAGATGGTTAGAATTAGACATGTGAACTGGTTAAAAATGGTTAGATAAAATACAATTAGGTCCAGTTAAAAgtaagttatattaaaaatgtttagcCCATTAAAAATTAGAACAAAAAAACGTGATGGGcttaaaaatactcaaaagatttttaatttaaagcaGTGGCAGTCAATTGTAAATAATGAAATGAAGTGAGGGTTAAttcccatttgtacttcacttttaatagaatagatatgttataaatttttcaaatttgttaagaaaaatataaaattatagttatcaatgcattatttttttaatgaactaTTCTCCAcaatttttaaccaataaaattttaataaatacaattatatttttttaaatatattcaatttgtcattaatcaatgtattaaaaacacaaaaaatgtATCTTTCTGAAACGAATATTTTTTCCAGAACGTAAATcttttcaaaatgaaaagaatATAGCTTATACACAGACGAGTCACTGAATTACATCACCATTCATAAATTACGTGACACcttttaatatttacatttgCTAAACATACAAAAACCCGAATAGATAATAGTATAATAAACTAACCAAGTGCTTTTGATTTACTGGTAATAGAAATCCGACTGGAGTCTTCGCTTTGGGTTTGAGTCGTTTTAACCACTTTTCCGCCTATAATCATCTGTGTGCCCGGATAGAAGGTCTCATGGAGATAATTCTGGGCTTACTGCTTGGGATCCTCACGATCCtcgaataaaaaaataatagtattaataAAACTTCGCTTAATAAGTATAGTATCTACTATCTAGTTCCTACACAGCTGATTTATACAAATTACCGATAAAGTTTGAACTTGTAAAATAAGCAAACTCCCTTATATGTTCAGACAACCCCATTTAAGCGACGAACCTAGGGATGCTATGTGAAATTAAATGCATAAATAAACTAGCTCACTTTAGTAGATGAATGAAGCTGAATAATATTCAGTTGATTAATTGATTGAACTTTAAGATTTATATTGTTAATTGCTTAAATATAGGAGGCTGGGAGCAGATTCCAGCTCACAAATCTTGTGCCCATCTCCACAAGTAGTTTGTGAAgtcaaacaaaaatttctacttttttaacacacacacaccctctctttctctctcataATAGTCAAACTAATTAAGTGCATATATATGTTGTATGGGTGTTCTTCATTAGCATAATATCCCTGAGAAGTGTGAGAACTTGTTATAagctcttttcctttttttttgaaaaaattgttaAGCTCTTTTCTCTCCTATTCATTTCtctcttctctatctctcttaGTGTCACCATGGTATCTCAGCCTCCTCAAGATGATTATGTGAGTCTCTCTTTTTCCTATTTTGATTAAGATCTtgtgtttattgaattttgtTAAACAAAACTGAACTTTTAGTATTTTCTCATGAATGACACTAAAGATGGGGAGGGGgtctatttattaaaatgataaacaacGAGCCCTTCtagtaagaaaatataatgAGAAATGAGGTTAATTTCTTTGTCTTTAGTATTGGCAGCTAAACttcttattataatttttttagattttttaaaaattgtgatGCTTAAACTGTTCTTCACCTTTTGTTCGTAAGTTAGATCTTTACCTTTACAGATACCGTACGTCTGGCTTTTCCAAAGTTTAGGGAACTTGTACCAACCTAAACCGCCGTCTAAAAAGATAAAcagatcttccaaaaaccaaccCTTATAGTTTCAGATGATCTCTCTTTTACCCCAGTatttattatatgtaattttaagCCTCAGCCcgttttcaaaaaagaaaagaactattaagccaaaataataaaattagtaCCGACATAAATCATTgacttttcttcttattatattatttttatgtaataaacATATTAATCGTCGTGTATCTTTTTGGCGCGTAGTTTAGATCTTAACTTTAAGGTTCGTGCGTAACCACGGAAATAAATTTGAGACCAAGGGATCTTCCAAAATTCAACCTTATACTTTTCATTTGCTCTACTTCTGCCCTATAAGTGTTATCACATCCATCTTTTGAGCCCAAAAAATCACGATTTGAGCGAACCAACTTAAAAATTAACTTGTTTCTgccaattttgtgaaattaaaaacaGGATGAAAAAACAGCGAGACAAAAAGAAATAGACGCTTGGTTACCAATTACTTCATCAAGAAATGCTAAATGGTGGTACTCTGCTTTTCACAACGTCACCGCCATGGTCGGTGCCGGAGTTCTCGGCCTCCCTTACGCCATGTCTCAGCTAGGCTGGTAAGATATCCAACCTATACCGGATACTGACTTAAACCGGATCTATCAAaaactaaaccaattttaatttggttttatagGGGACCAGGAATTACAGTGATGGTTCTCTCATGGATCATAACACTATACACATTATGGCAAATGGTAGAAATGCACGAGATGGTTCCGGGGAAGCGTTTTGATCGCTACCACGAGCTCGGACAACACGCGTTTGGAGAAAAACTTGGTCTCTACATAGTCGTGCCGCAACAGCTGATCGTGGAGATAGGCGTTTGCATCGTGTATATGGTCACTGGAGGCAAATCGCTAAAGAAGTTTCATGATCTTGTTTGTGATGATTGTAAACCCATCAAACTTACTTACTTCATCATGATCTTCGCTTCTGTTCACTTCGTCCTCTCGCATCTCCCCAATTTCAATTCAATCTCTGGCGTTTCTCTCGCCGCCGCGGTTATGTCTCTAAGGTAATTGCTAAAACCGGTTGGTAATTGCTAAAAACCGGTTTATTAAACCGGTTATTCATAGGCCGGTATGGAAATTGGTACAAATTGAGAAAATTGTTTATATAACCAATAAAAATGAGGTGCTTTAacttccaaaattttcaaagttaaGAGTAAGAAAATGGTAATTAAATTTCTGTTTAGTTTAGATTTGGTTCAAACACTTTTGTGGAGAATAAaccatatataataattttggtTCAGTTCAATTCATTAACCGGTTGTAAATAATTTTCCTTTGGTCTATAGCTACTCAACAATCGCATGGGCAGCTTCGGCGAGTAAAGGTGTTCAAGAAGAAGTTGAATACGGTTACAAAGCAAAATCAACGGCCGGTACGGTATTCAATTTCTTCAGTGGTTTAGGTGATGTTGCATTCGCTTACGCGGGCCACAACGTGGTCCTTGAGATCCAAGCAACGATCCCTTCGACTCCCGAGAAGCCTTCAAAAGGTCCGATGTGGAAAGGAGTCATCGTTGCTTACATCGTCGTCGCGCTCTGTTACTTTCCGGTGGCCTTCGTTGGATATTATATTTTCGGGAACGGTGTTGAAGACAATATCCTCATGTCACTTAAGAAACCGGCTTGGTTAATCGCGACAGCTAACATGTTCGTTGTGATTCACGTTATTGGTAGTTACCAGGTGATTAATTTAAACCggttttaatctttttaatataaaaatttgaattgGCTGAATCTAAACCAaatcttgtttatttatttttttgcagaTTTATGCTATGCCGGTTTTTGACATGATGGAAACTTTGTTGGTCAAGAAGCTTAATTTCAGACCGACCACGATTCTCCGGTTCTGTGTTCGCAGTTTCTATGTTGGTAAGTTATGTGTATATAGAGAACTTTGAAAATGGTGTTATTTCGATCCATTAAActgacttttttcttttttgggtttatgTAGCGGCAACAATGTTTCTTGGTATGACGTTTCCTTTCTTTGGTGGGCTCTTAGCGTTCTTTGGCGGATTCGCGTTTGCTCCAACGACATACTTCGTAAGATTgcgttttctaaattttttttctattcgaGTTAGTTATTAATAATCTAATTTAAATACTGTTATTTTCTTCAGCTTCCTTGCATAATTTGGTTAGCTATCTACAAACCTAGGAAGTTCGGTTTATCTTGGTGGGCCAACTGGGTAAGTAAcgttattattagtttttttctaGCGTTTGCAACCAAATCAATGGTTGCGTTTTGTGAAACTATTTtctgaaaaggaaaaaaaaatcaaatgaggTCTGTTGTTTTATTTCAGGTATGTATCGTGTTTGGTATTTTCTTGATGGTATTGTCGCCGATTGGAGGGCTAAGGACGATCGTCATTCAAGCAAAGGAATACACGTTTTACTCGTAATTGCCATGTAATATGACTAAGCAACATTAAtatgtgttaagtttttttctcaaaaaaaaagagacattAATGTGTGaagaagattttaaaatatcaacatGACACATAAAATCAGTGGTCTAATGCATGAGTTCTGAATTTGAAATCACTTTAGCGTTTGTATTTGTGTGTGTTACTGTGTGtgtatcttcttttttttatttggaacactactGTGTTTGTATCTATTACtattatattaaacaatatattttgcTGTGCCAGAAAACCAATATATTTTgctcttctctcttttctaagtGTTTGGTTTTATCATATGTAAGATTCTTTGTGTTCTCAAGACAAAAATGATATATTTCACATTCTCTTAAGTTCCATCATTATAACCCCTAATCATATCCATGGTTggcaaataaattatttaaaatttgaggATTGAGATTTTTATATGTTGCATATAGGCTATATAGCAACACAAATCAGAAGACTACAGATCCAAGTTAAGAAAGAATAATTAATTCGACACTTGATACATTACAAAACAATTTGCATGCATGTAGCTAGAAATACAAGTTCCTTGCTATGTGATGTCGAATATTATACACgaataatatttatgtatttttttactGGTTTATAACATATGTTGAGTCCTTGATTGAATCAAAATACGTGTTTAAgaatcttttttcctttttactgaGTTTTTACATGGTTTAAATCGATTTGGAGAAAAGtcaaatttaatacaaaataaaaattgcaGATGTGGAACTGTGCAGATATGTCAAAAGTTTAGctagagatgaaatatttttatcggTATATTGAGTTTCAATTtggacagaaaaaaaaaatttgaatcaaTGTTACTGAATACTGGTCTATTGTCGTTtatacaagaaaaaagaaatttggTTTCTTTATTTTCGTTTGGTCATACATGATTTTTGATCTATACATACTATTTTGAGTCCTTGTTTAAAGCAAAATTGAATCAATGTTACTAAATACTTTATTGGTTTGTAATCTTTCTGCCATTGATAGAAACTGATTTGTTCAAGCTCCAATACAACTTCTGATCTTCTAAATCAAGACTGCATAATCTGATTTTTCCATAACGACATGAGAGAAGAGGTAACCCCAAATAACAAACATGAAGTTCTCCTGATGCAAAACTCAAACCATTGCTGTAACtcaaaagttatattttttgaCATTCCAGCATAATATATTGTAGATTTCTCCATACTTATTTGCAGACCCGAGATTCTgccaaaatagttaaaaatatcCACAATACTCTCAATTGATCTCAATGATTCATCTGTGAACACCATGATATCATCAGTAAAACTATGAGTTAAGCCAATATTCTTGCATTTAGGTGATAGCCCATAGTATGATCGGCAGCTGATTTATCCAGTAGCTTAGACAAAACATCATACAAACAACAAAGAGGTATGGAGATAAAGCACACCCTTGCCGCAAACCTCTTTCACTTTGAAAATATACATCTTCATTCACCTGAACTGAAAATGATGTTGTTGTAACACAAATAGAGATCCAGTGAATGAATTTCTTAGGAAAATTCATTGCCGTCAGCGTTTTAAACAGAAAGCTCCACTGAACCGAATCAAATGCTTTAGATGTATCATTTTTTAGAGCACCGCTATGGGATAGAGTAATTTGTGGTAATCCTTTACCAACTCAGTAGCCAGAAGAAGATTTTCAATAAGCAACCTTCCCTTCACAAATGTTGATTGATTGAGAGCGATGAAGTCTGGAAGAGTGACCTTTAATCCATTAGCAATGATCTTCAAATTAACCTTGTAGATGATATTACAGTACGATATTGGCATGTAATCTTTCATCTCCCGAGCTAATGTTTTCTTTGGTATTAAAGCTAGGATTGTTGTGTTTACTCCCTTTGGTAAGAAGCCTTTCACAAAGAAAGGTTGTACTGCAATAATAAATTTTACTCCGAACACTGGACATGCTGATTTAGAGAATTCAACAGTATACCCATCTGGACCCGGTGACTTATCAATCGGCATACCAAATATAACCTTTTGATCTCTTCAGGTGTGACTTCTTTAGTGAGAGCCATCTCCTCGTCTATGGAGCATCTATATGGGAGCAAAGTACGGAGTATATCAACCTCTACACTCTCTAGATCATATGGTTTATGTTGCAAGAATTCTATGAAAAAAACCTTCTGTTTCAGCTTTGTTTTCATCCTGCGTGTCACCACACGGCCATCACGACAGTGTATTTCCCGGATGGCGTTAACTGTTTGTCTAGTTGCTGCAGCTCAATGAAAAGTCTTGTTGTTTCCATCTCCTACACACATGCAATGTAGCTTATATTTTTGCTTCAAGAAATCTTCTTCCAGCTTAGACACATGCTCACATATAGTAAAAGCTCTGTTTTCACGATCCAAGTTTAGTGGGGAAGGGTTTTCCAGATTATCTTCTTGCTTTGTGCACATATCATTGTAGGCTTCTAAAGCTTTAATGGAGAGATTATCCATATTCTTCTTCTACAGTACTCTGATCTCAGGTAAGAGCCTTAAGCTTCTTAGAGAAACAATGTAAAATGATGTGGACATGAATATAGGCTCAGTACTCTCCCAGTACTGCTCGATCATTGGCCAGAATTCTTCTAACTTAGCAACTGCAATCACAAATTTAAATGGTCGCTTGGGTCGGTTAGTTTCTGGACGTAGTAGAATTCTGCAACGTAAATGATCTGAGCATCCTCCTCCTTCAAATACATTATAAGATTACATGAATAATCCATTCCAGTGATAATTAACCAATACTCTATCCAACTTTTTGATATTATTGTTTGTCCATGTAAAAAGTGGACCATGAGATCCCAAGTCCAATAGATTGCAGTGACGTACAACACTCTGAAAATCATACATACCATGAGTAATAGTAGGATTTAACGTGTGTAGAGAATGCTCTTCCATTTCCAAGATTTCATTGAAATCTCCCACAACCATCCATAGCTGTCTATAGTTTACATGATGGTTCTTTAGATCCTCCCATAATGATTTTCTCTCAGCTTATGTATTTTGTGCATAAACCACTGtgtaaaaaatatatcagcACCATCATTCAGTTACACCGAAACTGTGATCAGTTGATCACTCCTATAAAGATGAGTAATTCTCATTTCAGGCCTCCACACCAACCATATCCGGCCTAAGTGATGATACTCataatttgatattatataCCAGTCTGTGAAAACTGACTATAATATCCTACAACTTCTACCTTCCTTTACTCTCGTTTCTAGTAAACCTCCAAACAAAAATCTCTGCTCATGTACCCATTTCTTCACTATGGaatgttttatagttttgatgaATCCTCAGAACATTCCAGAAGAAACCCAACATACTTATATCTTCTTAGTGTTCCTTTTCGTCCCTACAGTAGTTTTAATCATCATAGTTTTAGATTTAGTTTAAGGGTTTTGGAGAAACCAATTCGCCTTCCACCTTTAGAGAAGTTTTCTAAACCCCAATGAATATCTATTTAACTATTTATGCATTCTTCATGTATCTTCGCACATGTTTTATCATGTCTGAATATTATCTGTAATAATTATGGTTTCAAAAACTTTGATGAGAACGAATATGTAAGATTGTTTAATCAAAGAATCTACATTAGAGTGTTTCACTTGGATTATGTTTATTCCTTGGACTTGATTATTATATAGTTCATGATCTTGGATTAATTACATGAAATAGGAGTTGATTTGATTgcttgaaaataattttaatgagcAAAGTGTTCTTAGCCAACGAGAATTGATGTAATTGCAATTGTGAACTTGGTGAAACCTGAACTTAATGCATATTTACTCTCTTTAGTTCAACATGAGTTAGTTATTTAACTTGTTAGACAGATTAATTAGAGCCACATGAGTAGAAATATTATACTGTCTTGTTTTAAGTTTTAGAATTATGCTTAATTGATTCTATAATAAATTATCTACATTTATTATCT
It encodes:
- the LOC108848609 gene encoding lysine histidine transporter 1 produces the protein MVSQPPQDDYDEKTARQKEIDAWLPITSSRNAKWWYSAFHNVTAMVGAGVLGLPYAMSQLGWGPGITVMVLSWIITLYTLWQMVEMHEMVPGKRFDRYHELGQHAFGEKLGLYIVVPQQLIVEIGVCIVYMVTGGKSLKKFHDLVCDDCKPIKLTYFIMIFASVHFVLSHLPNFNSISGVSLAAAVMSLSYSTIAWAASASKGVQEEVEYGYKAKSTAGTVFNFFSGLGDVAFAYAGHNVVLEIQATIPSTPEKPSKGPMWKGVIVAYIVVALCYFPVAFVGYYIFGNGVEDNILMSLKKPAWLIATANMFVVIHVIGSYQIYAMPVFDMMETLLVKKLNFRPTTILRFCVRSFYVAATMFLGMTFPFFGGLLAFFGGFAFAPTTYFLPCIIWLAIYKPRKFGLSWWANWVCIVFGIFLMVLSPIGGLRTIVIQAKEYTFYS